Part of the Paludisphaera borealis genome, GTCGTTAGAAGTTAGTGTGGTTTGAGTTTGGGCTGGGCACGTAGGGGCGTCCCTTGTGGGTGCCCGATCGGCGTCGGCGACTGCGGCGATCCCCGGCAATTCGGGCGCCCACAAGAGACGCCCCTACAGGCATGCGGTCTTCCATCCCCCCCGGCTAAGCGCAACTCAAAGGTGAACCGCTCTAACCGATTTGTAGCCGACCCTGTGAGGCCAGTCTCATGCGGATGTGGAGTGAAGCGTCTACCAGATCGCCGGTGACCACGTCGTCGACTTCGACGTCATGCTGGTGTTCGACGGGTCGGGCGTCACGGCTTCGGCGACTTATCACCGGGCTTCTGCTTCTCCTGCTTCTCGTGTTTCTCCGCCCACGCCTTCCCTTCGGGCGAGGCGACGAACTCCGCGAATTCTCCGACTTCCGACAGGTCGCCGATTTCTTCGTCGAACACCGACTCCAGGGTTTCGAGTATTTCCGCAACCTCCCCGAACCGCTTCTGCTCCATGGCCGCGCCAAGCAGGCCGTCGTAAGCCGGCTTCAGGTCCGGCTCCTCGACGATCGCCGCGCGGTACGCCGCCAGGGCGTCGTCGGGCCGCTTCAGGAGCGTCAGAATGTTCCCTCGCAGCACCTTGAGGTACGCGTCCTCGCCCAGCGCCTTCTCCAGCTTCCCGATGTACTCCAACGACTTCTCCGGCTGCTTCATCAAGAGGCAGCCGTCTACCATCTGGAAGTCGCTGGCCGGGTCGCCAGGAAAGCGTCGGGCGAAGTCCTGGATCGCCTCCAGATATTTCGCGTCGTCGCCGGTCTTCTGGGCCGCGGCGCACCGGAGCACCTGGAAGATTTTCTCGTTTTTCAGCTCCTCGGGGAGGGCGTCGTAGATCGTCAGCGCCTCTTGCGCCCGTCCCTCACGATTGGCGGCGGACATACGCTTCACATCGCCGATGTGCTTGAAAAGATCGTGATCCTTGCTCAACAGGCGGTCGACGATGCCGCGGTTGATCTGGGCGATGCCCGCCAGGTACATACGACGGGCCCCCTGCGAGGCCAGCTCACCGGTCGACAGCGAGTAGTAGTCCACAGCCCGGATTCGGCCGTCCGGCCTGCGGTCGAGCATGAACAGGAGGTACGAGACGATCCCCTCCGGCTGGATCAATCGGAACAGAAACGCCGGCCGGCCCCGCCACTCAAGCGCCTTGGTGACGCGCACACTGGCACCAGCCTGGACGGTCGGTCGGAGTTCGACGAGCAGGGCGGGGCCGTCGCGCTCCTGGGTCTTCCGCGCCCCGTTGAGGAACCCCTCCCGGAACGGGGGCGGTGCCTTGACGCCCGAGGAGGCGGCCTCCAGCATGGCTTCGGTGTCCATCGCCTGCTCGACCGCCTTGGAGTCGAGCCGCACGATCGCGTCGGCCATCCTCTTGCCGAACTCCAGCGCCTCCGCCTTGGATATCGGCCGGCTCTCAGCAACGGTCTCCGGCGGCTTGTCCTGCGCATACCCCGTCGCGCCGGAGCCCACGATCCCGATCGCCGCCGCGATGCCCCACGCCGCCGCGCGCCCTGTCCTGCTCATCGCCCTCGCCTCCTCAGCCACCGGCCATCCCCATCTCTCGGCTTGCTCTGAAAATAGCTCGTGGGACCGACTGCGTGACGATCGAGGAGCGGAATACCAGCCCGACGCGCCAGCGAGGGGATCGCCTCGGCGATTCGATAACACTCCCTCGCTGGCGCGTCGGGCTGGTATTGGGAGGCCGCTCTCGACACGGCCCAGAGCCCATTTCCATGAGGTCGGTCACCCCAAACTGGGGCATGACGATTCGTTCGCGCCGAAACCACCCCCTCCCGGCTCACCGGCGGATTTGGGTTCGTTTGACGGCAGAAAGGCCGAACTCCCAGCCCCTAAGCTCTGCAATAGAAAAGATTTATGGCTGGCTCTAAGATTGGCTTTGATCGCGCGAAAACCACCCGATCTCGGTTCGTTCCCGCCCCCAACCTCGACTTCCCTCGCTCCGCCTCCCACGGACCAGCCCCGGACGATTGGCTCTGTTCGCGCGCTTTTCCAAGCTTCCTCCGGCTCTTTCACCTATGGCGATTAGCTTTGTTCGCGCGATGATCGAAGCCGTCGGCGTCAATCGTCGGTTCACCTTCCATGACCACCCGACAGCCGTATTGCGAAAGATTAGGACGACTCGCAGAGTCCTCCATCTTGAACATACGACCGATCGACGGGCTTGATCGATGATTCCTCTCGCCCGCACCGAAATTGGACGCGACGAAGTGCGATCGAAACGATTCCGCGACAGGAAAGGATTGCACGGATAACGACGAGGGCGAAGCGAGTCGGGATCTAAACTGTTCCTCGGCTGAATGACTGCCTTCGACGACTGTGCCCAAAACGCCTAGACTTCCCTGTGGTTTAGGAATGCCCCCGTTCCTTCCGGAGTGGGCGTCCCATGGGTGAGAGTCTTGATGGGGCGAGGGTCGAACGCAAGGAAAAACTGAACTGACAACGTGATTCCCGACACCGGGTTTTCCCCTCGTGAGGACCTTCCCGCCGACAGTCGCCACGAGACTCCCCACCGGGTGTGGCTACGCGCTGGCCGCCTGTCGCCGTTTGCTTATGGGAATGGCTCTCGATATCATAAGGTTTGGAGCGGGTGCACGTGACCCCGGTATGGCTTCGCCCACCGCCGACCCTTGACCGCCGGTGCCCTCGTTGTCGGGCTGTGCGTTGCGGCCCGGTGAAGTTCTGGCCAGGGACACCCGGAACACCGCCTGTCATCTCGTGGCTTTGCGATGGGGCAGTGGTCCTGGCGCTAATCCTGGTCCCGAATTTCGTGGGCCACTTGTTGATCGTCTGTTAGTCACGACCGCTTGAGGTATCTGTCGAACCAGCGCTGAAGCTGACACGACCCGCAGTGTAGGTTCCAGGGGGTTTGTAACCAGCTGATTCGGGTCGGGCAGGTGTTCGGCTGCGGAGCGGATCAGCCTCAGCAGCCTGAGGGGAATGAAGTGGTACAGCCAGGGGCAACTATCGGGCGGAAGCGTGTTCCACTCTTCGTCTGGGCCGTCGCGCTCGCCCTGGGTCTGAATGCACCGGCCCGGGCCGCGGCCTTCTGGAGGCCGAACGACGACGTCGTTATTCCTGAAGGGGCCGAGCCGAAGCCCTTTCGCAAGGTGCTCATTCTTTCAGGAGGCGAGCTTCGCTTCTCAGCGGGCCTTGCGATGATGGCCACACTTCATCAGAGGGGATGGGTTCCCGATGTGACCATCTACACCTGCGGATTCTCCAAGATCCCGGGCGCGTATTTAAACTCACTCACCCAAGTCCAGCCCGGTCAACCCGATCCGACGAAATGGTATGAGGCCGCTCTGTCGGACGAGTACTTCCGAATCATGCAAAGAGTCAAAGTCAACAAGGATTTCTATTCTAGAGTCGTGGATAAAGACGGAAACACCGCTTCGAGCCTGCTTTACGAGCAAATGACTTCCCGGATCGCGGGAATGCAATTGAAGAAAGGGCTCAACAAGGCAAGCAAGCTCCCCTTTCTTTCTTCCCTACTCAGCACTAACCCAAGCCCTTTTAAGATGACCCCGGTGGCCGTCTATCCCGCCCTGTATCGAGAGAACAAAGACACCCTCCTTGATGTCCCTTTCGATCTCAGTCCCGCCGGAATGAATATTCCCTTTTCAGCAAACAAGATGCGCGCCATTTTTGTGGCGACAAAGATCCTCTACCCACGTGAGTTGCAAGGTAAGCCTCGACCCGAGAATTCTCAGCCCCTCTATCAGGAGGTGATTTTCACCGATCGGCTGACGGCGGACGAAATCGCACGAGTGAAATACGGAAAGTCGCCGATCGCAAAGATGTTCCCGAAGGCCCCGATCCATACAGATGTAGAAGTCCGTAGTGACTACCGGGTCTGGGATGTGGCCCGAGCCGCATTGGCAGATATGTACCTTACCGCGCCCATGTGGCTAGAAGACCCCACGGGCCGTCATCCCAAAGAACTTTTTATCACAGGTGCGCTGAACATTTCGCCCATCGAATTAGCGCTTTCGCTGGGCGACGAGGTGATGGCCATTCGAATGAAGGAGTTGCGAGCGTCAAACCCCGCCGAGAAAATAGAATCGTACGTTTATGAAAATACATTCGGCTTTACCAACGACGAGAGAAGACTAGAGATCAAAAACCGTTTCGGCGACAAGGTGATCTGGATCGATCTGGAAGGAATCCAGGAAATGGAGAAAAGAAACGGTTTTTCCCCACTGCGCGTCGGAGACGGGCCGAAAATGCATTTAGAGGATAACATCCCCAGTGATCCCGCCGAGTTCAAGAGGCGGAGCAAAGCCCAGTGGGAATGGGGTGTGGAGCAGATCAATCGGGTTGATCTTCGAAGGAAAGGCGGCCAAAAGAAAGACACAGAAGTCTCATCCTCGGCGCCGGGCAGCCGCGACTCTTGCAGATGACGCTTCCCTGGTTGTGCCGATTGGCCGGTTCGCCTTCATCGCTGCAACGCCCTTTCCACGTAGTCGAGGTAATCGCCGCCCACGCCCCGAAACTCGCCGCCCACGCCCCGAAACTCGCGGTCCGGGTGCTGGACTTCCCCACTTCTGGTGGAGTCCGTAACACTCTCTAGGAGATCTGGCAAACACGAATCGCCCGGTTTCGCGGGCCCTGGCGGAATTCAAGAATGACCACTCTCATCATTCTGACCCCTTTCGCCGTTCCACGCTGGACGTCCGACCGCGTCAGTCGCCGACGGGGATCGTCAGCAGCGGGCCGCCGGTGTGGGTCTCGGATTCTTCGATCGAGACCAGGATTTCGAGGATCGCCATGATCGCCCGGCTGTTGACGTCGTTGCTCGGGATGTAGAACCAATAGCCGCGATAGAAGACGGCCATCTCGGCGTCGCGCGGGCGGTGCTTCTGGGAGCGGACGAAGAAGTTGCCGGCCGTGATCTGGGTCCAGTTGTACGGTCGGCCGTCGGGGCCGGGCGTGCTGGGGGCGACGTTTTCGGCGACGTGCTCCTCGGGCACGCACACGCCCTTCGACAGGAAAACCATCATCTGGAGGATCGACCGCAGGTTGAGGTAGATCGTCTCCCCGGTCTCGATCGCGTCCGGCGTCTCATCGAGCGCGTTCTGCGAGAACTCCGACTTCAAGCGATACCGTGAGAGGCCGGGACGAAGATGGAAGATCCGGCAGAGTTCGTGCATGTCAGGCGA contains:
- a CDS encoding tetratricopeptide repeat protein, which produces MSRTGRAAAWGIAAAIGIVGSGATGYAQDKPPETVAESRPISKAEALEFGKRMADAIVRLDSKAVEQAMDTEAMLEAASSGVKAPPPFREGFLNGARKTQERDGPALLVELRPTVQAGASVRVTKALEWRGRPAFLFRLIQPEGIVSYLLFMLDRRPDGRIRAVDYYSLSTGELASQGARRMYLAGIAQINRGIVDRLLSKDHDLFKHIGDVKRMSAANREGRAQEALTIYDALPEELKNEKIFQVLRCAAAQKTGDDAKYLEAIQDFARRFPGDPASDFQMVDGCLLMKQPEKSLEYIGKLEKALGEDAYLKVLRGNILTLLKRPDDALAAYRAAIVEEPDLKPAYDGLLGAAMEQKRFGEVAEILETLESVFDEEIGDLSEVGEFAEFVASPEGKAWAEKHEKQEKQKPGDKSPKP